The Pseudomonas sp. IAC-BECa141 genome contains the following window.
AGGAAAAGGGCTGGGTCGAGCTTGAGAGCAAGCAGATGACCGAGGTCTACAACGTCCTGCGCGGCGATTTCGACAGCCAGGCCTTGAGCGCTGAACTGCATGACTATTTCACCCGCCATGAGCAAACCGAAGTGGCGCGGATTCACGCCATGCTCGAGCTGTTCGCCACCGAGCGATGCCTTGGTTATCGGCTGGCCGAATATTTCGGTGATCACGATGCGCCGCAGCAGTGCGGGCATTGTTCGGTGTGTCACGGGCAAGTCGCCCGGCTGCCGACACCTCCGGAATTGCCGGCGCTTGTGGATAAAAATTTCGCGGCGTTGTGTGGCGATTTTATCCACAGGCATCAGCAGCACGCTGGCAGTACTCCGTCGGCGGAGCAGGTTACCCGGTTCCTGTGCGGCATCAGCGTGCCGTTGTTTACCAAGCTCAAGGCGCGGGCCATTTCCGGGTTTGCGGCGCTGGAGGAATATCCCTACGCCGAGGTGAGGGCCTGGGCTCAGGCGCATCTCTGAGCTCTCGAATCCATCTGCTGAATGTCGATCATCACGGCCATGAACTTCAAAAATGCCCGGTAGCTGACTATGGTGATGGCTGTCTTCGGATCGCCAACAAGAGAACAACATGAGCCAGACATCCTTCGCTATTCAGCAGGCCGCCGTGATCGGCGCCGGCACCATGGGCCGCGGCATTGTCATGTGCCTGGCCAACGCCGGCGTGTCAGTGCAGTGGGTCGATAACAATCCACAGATGCTCGAGCAGGCGCTGGCCACCGTGGTCGACACCTATGCGCACAACGTGCGACAGGGGCGAATTGAACAGGCCGATGCCGATGCCCGGATCGCCCGTATCAGCGCGGCGGCGGACTATGTGGCGATCCGCAACGTCGATCTGGTGATCGAAGCGGTGTACGAAAACCTTGAACTCAAGCAGAAGATCTTCCGCGAGCTTGATGGCGTGCTGAAGCCCGAGGCGCTGCTGGCGAGCAATACCTCGGCGCTGGACATCGACGCCATCGCCGCCGCGACACGGCGTCCGACTCAAGTGCTGGGCCTGCATTTCTTCAGCCCGGCGCACATCATGAAATTGCTGGAAATAGTCCGTGGCGCGCAGACCTCGCCAGCGGTGCTTGAAACCGCGCTTGAGCTGGGCAAGCGCATGGGCAAGGTCAGTGTGGTGTCGGGCAACTGCCACGGATTCATCGGCAACCGCATGCTGCATCCGTATGTGCTCGAAGCGCGCAAGATGTTGCTCGAAGGGGCATACCCGCAGCAGGTCGATGCGGCATTGCAGAGTTTCGGTTTCGCCATGGGGCCGTTTCGCATGTACGACGTGGTCGGCATCGATCTTGAGTGGCGCGCTCGCGAGCTTGCCGGCAAGGGGCAGGACGCGCCCGAGGTTCAGGTGGATAACCGCTTGTGCGAACGGGGCCGGTTCGGTCAGAAGTCTGGCAATGGTTATTACCACTACGAGCCCGGCAGTCGTCAGGCCGAACATGATCCCGAGGTCGATGCGCTGGTGTTGAGTGTCAGCGAAGGTTTGGGGTTTCATCGCCGGGATATCGGCTCGGAGGAGATCCTGGAGCGGTGCCTGTTGGCGTTGGTCAACGAGGGCGCAAAGATCCTGCAGGAAGGGATTGCCGAGTCGGCGCATGACATCGATCAGGTCTATCTGAATGGCTACGGCTTCCCGGTAGAGCGAGGCGGGCCGATGGCCTGGGCGGACGATCAGGGGCTGGTCGACATTCACAAGCGATTGCTGGCGCTGGAGACCCGGCAGGGCGATCACTGGCGGCCGGCGTCATTGATTGGCGAGCTGGCGGCGCGAGGCAAGGGTTTTTACCTTTAGACTGGGCAAATCACTCCAGGAATCGACACTCATGTCTAACCCGATGCCGCAACGCAGCGACTACCCGCACTTCCAGCCGATCACCACGCGCTGGCATGACAACGACGCCTATGGCCACGTCAACAACGTCACCTATTACAGCTTCTTCGACACGGCGGTGAACACCTACCTGATCCAGGTTGGAGGGTTGGATATCCATGACGGCGAGGTGGTGGGGTTTGTGGTGAGTTCGTCCTGCGACTACTTCGCGTCGATTGCTTTCCCGGATCGAATCGAGATCGGTCTGCGGGTCGGCAAGCTGGGCAACAGTTCGGTGCAATACGAACTGGCGGTGTTCAAGGAAGGAGAGGTGGAAGCCTGTGCCGCCGGACGTTTCGTGCATGTATTCGTCGACCGGGCATCCAATCGGCCGGTGGCGATTCCAGCCCGATTGCGCCAAGCGATGGAACGCCTGGCGGTGTGACAGGCAAAAAAAATCGCAGCCCGGGGGAGCTGCGATCTGGCTGTTACGGCAACGAGGTCAAACCTCAGTCGTGGTAGTAGCGGTGGTGCTTGCGATGACCATAGGCATGACCACGACCTGGGTGACGGTCGCGGTAATAGCGACGATCATCATGGCGACGATCGTAACGGCGATCATCGTCGTCACTCTTGTTGCCCATGTAGTTGCCCAGCGCGCCACCGGCGCCGCCGCCGGCTGCTGCGCCGATCAGGCTGCCGGTGGTGCCGCCCATGCTGCGGCCGACCACGTTGCCGCCGGCTGCGCCCAGCGCACCACCGATGGCTGCTTCGCCACGGCTGCGCTTGTCGGCGCCGACCGCACTACCACCCGCGCCGCCCAGGGCTGCGCCAATGGTTGAACCTGTACTGCCGCCTAACGACTGACCGACGACCGAGCCAAGAACCCCGCCCAATGCGCCGCCCACACCTGCTTCGGTGGTGCCTCCGGCAGAAGCGAAGCCACTGACCAGGCCAAGGGACAACAAGAGAATCGAGGAGAACTTCATAGAGGAGCCTCAAAGGGATGACGGCGCGATCCTGAGGCTCTGGAATGGGCGTGACAATCGAAATCCGACGAATAACACGACTTGTATACAATTCTGCAACTTACTGATTTTTGGGCGGAACTTAACGGATTTTCGCCGGTCTTTAGCTACTTCACAAAGGCCGCTTTTATGCAAAAGCGGCCTTTTTTGTGGGCGCAGAAAAGTTTTGTATCAGGCCGATCTGGCCATAATCAGCCCCGTCTCACTCGCCGCTTCCAGCCGGATAGCGATGAACTTCGACGTTGGCGTATGGCTGCCATCGCCGGTGCTTTCCAGCGGTACCAACGGATTCACCTCAGGGTAATAAGCCGCCGCCTGCCCCGCCGGAATGTCGAACGCCAGCAGCGTGAAGCCCTTCACCCGACGCTCGCGGCCATCGTCCCACAGCGACACGATGTCAGCCTTTTGCCCCGGCTTGAAGCCCAGACGAATGATGTCGGCTTCGTTGGCGAACAGCACATCACGCTGTCCCTTCACGCCGCGATAACGGTCGTCCAGACCATAAATCGTGGTGTTGTACTGATCGTGGGAACGCATCGATTGCAGGATCAGGTCCGGCAGTTTGCCGGTAGCGCGAGTGCGCTCGTGGATCAGGTCCTTGGGCAGCATGTTCGGCTTGAAGTTGGCCCGCCCCGACGTGGTGTTCCACTTGCGCGCGCCGGCGCTGTTGCCGAGGTAGAAGCCGCCCGGGTTCTTGACCTTCTCGTTGAAATCCTTGAAGCCCGGGATGGTGTCGGCAATCAGTTCGCGGATGCGTCGGTAGTCGGCCACCAGCCAGTTCCAGTCCACCGGTTTGCTGCCCAGGGTTGCGGCGGCGATGCCGGCGATGATCGACGGCTCCGAACGCATCTGGTTCGACAGCGGCTGCAACTGGCCGTTGGAAGCGTGCACCATGCTGAACGAATCTTCCACGGTGACGGCCTGCGGGCCTTCGGTCTGGATGTCGATGTCAGTACGGCCCAGGCACGGCAGGATCAACGCGTCCTTGCCGTGGGCCAGATGGCTGCGGTTGAGCTTGGTGCTGATCTGCACAGTCAGGTCGCAGTTGCTCAGCGCCTGGAAGGTGCGCGAGCTGTCCGGCGTGGCCTGGGCAAAGTTGCCGCCCAGACCGATGAACACCTTGGCGCGGCCTTCGGCCATCGCGTGAATCGCTTCGACCACGTTGTGCCCGTTGTGGCGCGGCACCTTGAACTGGAAGCGACGCTCCAGGGAATCGAGGAACGCCACCGGCGGACGCTCGTTGATGCCCATGGTGCGGTCGCCCTGCACGTTACTGTGGCCACGCACCGGGCACAGACCGGCGCCGGGCTTGCCGATGTTGCCGCGCAGCAGCATCAGGTTGGCGATTTCCTGGATGGTCGGCACCGAATGACGATGTTGGGTGATGCCCATCGCCCAGCACATGATCACGTTCTTGCCTTTGGCGTACATGCGCGCCGCTTGCTCGATTTCCACCAGCGTCAGGCCGGACTGCGCGACGATCTGCTCCCACGGCGTGTCGTCGACGACACCGAGGTATTCCAGCACGTTGACGCTGTGCTCATTGAGGAAGTCGTGATCGAACACCGCCGGCGCACCGGCCTTCTGCGCATCGCGTTCCCATTGCAGCAGGAACTTGGCCATGCCGCGCAGGACCGCCATGTCGCCGCCCAGTGCCGGGCGGAAATACGCGGTGTTGGTCGGCTTGTCGCCGTTGGTGAGCATTTCGATCGGGTGCTGCGGATGCTGGAAGCGCTCCAGGCCGCGTTCTTTCAGCGGGTTGATGCACACCACCTGAGCGCCGCGTTTCACCGCTTCGCGCAGCGGTTCGAGCATGCGCGGGTGGTTGGTGCCCGGGTTCTGGCCCCAGACGAAAATTGCATCGGCGTGTTCGAAGTCATCGAAGGTCACGGTGCCTTTGCCGACACCAACGCTTTGCGCAAGCGCAACACCGCTGGCCTCGTGGCACATGTTCGAGCAGTCGGGGAAGTTGTTGGTGCCGAAGGCGCGCACAAATAGTTGATACAGGTACGCCGCTTCGTTGCTGGCGCGGCCCGAGGTGTAGAACTCGGCCTGATCCGGACTCGACAGCCCTTGCAGGTGTTTGCCGATCAGCGCGTAGGCATCGTCCCAACTGATCGGCTTGTAGTGATCGGTTTCGGCGTCATAGACCATTGGCTCGGTCAGACGACCCTGATATTCGAGCCAGTAGTCGCTCTGCTCCAGCAACGCAGTGACGCTGTGCTTGGCGAAGAATTTGCCGTCCACCCGACGCTTGGTCGCTTCCCAGTTCACCGCTTTGGCGCCGTTCTCGCAGAACTTGACCATGCCGCTTTCCGGCGAATCACCCCAGGCGCAGCCCGGGCAGTCAAAGCCGCCGTTCTGGTTGGTCTTGAGCATCGCGCGCAGGTTTTTCAACGCGTTGTCACTGGTCAGCCAGGCCTGGGCCACGCTGATCAGTGCGCCCCAGCCGCCGGCTGGGCCCTTGTAAGGCTTGTAGCGCGGAACGGGTTTCTGGTCGGCTTGATGGTGTTGGCTCACGGGTGTTTCTCCATTTCTGGGCTATACACCCGCGGCGCGTTTTTTTGCGGCAGGTGGATGAGATTGAGGTTATGGCGTCGGGCCCATTGCACGGCGAGGCCGGTGGGCGCGGACAGGCTGACCAGGGTCTGAATCCCGGCCCGAAGGACTTTTTGGATCAACTCGAGGCTGCAACGGCTGGTGACAATCGCCAGGCCGCCCGTTGTGGATATCTTTTGCCGGATCAGGCCGCCGATCAGTTTGTCGAGGGCGTTGTGCCGGCCGATGTCTTCGCGACCCAGCAGCAATTCACCGCTGGCGTTCATGAACACCGCCGCATGTACCGCGCCGCAGTGCTGGCCCAGCGGCTGAAACGCGCCGATGCGCTGTCGCAGACCGTCGAGCCATTCGATGGGCGGCAAGGGGGCGCCGGGTAGAACCTTGAGATCAGGCAGCGCCTGTTCCACCGCTTCCACGCCGCACAACCCGCATCCGCTGGTGCCGGCCAGTTGCCGACGCTGTTGCTTGAGGTTCCAGAAGGCGCGGTTGGCGATGGTCACTTGCGCGTATTGCGCCGAGCCCGAGCCGGTCAGTTGCAGGTCGTAGATGTCCGAAGCGTCTTCGATGATGCCGCTGCCGAGGCTGAAGCCGACGATGAAGTCTTCAAGGTCGGTCGGCGTCACCAGCATCACGGCCTGACTGATGCCGTTGTAGGCAATCGCCAGCGCGACCTCTTCGGCCAGCGCGGTGCTGGCCGATTCCGTGAGGGGAAGATCGCTGTAACTGTAGGTCTGACTGGCAGCAGGCGCGGGCGTTTCGAGAGCAGGCGCCGCGCAGGCCGGGCGCTTGGCGTTCATGGCAT
Protein-coding sequences here:
- a CDS encoding 3-hydroxyacyl-CoA dehydrogenase: MSQTSFAIQQAAVIGAGTMGRGIVMCLANAGVSVQWVDNNPQMLEQALATVVDTYAHNVRQGRIEQADADARIARISAAADYVAIRNVDLVIEAVYENLELKQKIFRELDGVLKPEALLASNTSALDIDAIAAATRRPTQVLGLHFFSPAHIMKLLEIVRGAQTSPAVLETALELGKRMGKVSVVSGNCHGFIGNRMLHPYVLEARKMLLEGAYPQQVDAALQSFGFAMGPFRMYDVVGIDLEWRARELAGKGQDAPEVQVDNRLCERGRFGQKSGNGYYHYEPGSRQAEHDPEVDALVLSVSEGLGFHRRDIGSEEILERCLLALVNEGAKILQEGIAESAHDIDQVYLNGYGFPVERGGPMAWADDQGLVDIHKRLLALETRQGDHWRPASLIGELAARGKGFYL
- a CDS encoding acyl-CoA thioesterase, which translates into the protein MSNPMPQRSDYPHFQPITTRWHDNDAYGHVNNVTYYSFFDTAVNTYLIQVGGLDIHDGEVVGFVVSSSCDYFASIAFPDRIEIGLRVGKLGNSSVQYELAVFKEGEVEACAAGRFVHVFVDRASNRPVAIPARLRQAMERLAV
- a CDS encoding YMGG-like glycine zipper-containing protein; this translates as MKFSSILLLSLGLVSGFASAGGTTEAGVGGALGGVLGSVVGQSLGGSTGSTIGAALGGAGGSAVGADKRSRGEAAIGGALGAAGGNVVGRSMGGTTGSLIGAAAGGGAGGALGNYMGNKSDDDDRRYDRRHDDRRYYRDRHPGRGHAYGHRKHHRYYHD
- a CDS encoding FdhF/YdeP family oxidoreductase, yielding MSQHHQADQKPVPRYKPYKGPAGGWGALISVAQAWLTSDNALKNLRAMLKTNQNGGFDCPGCAWGDSPESGMVKFCENGAKAVNWEATKRRVDGKFFAKHSVTALLEQSDYWLEYQGRLTEPMVYDAETDHYKPISWDDAYALIGKHLQGLSSPDQAEFYTSGRASNEAAYLYQLFVRAFGTNNFPDCSNMCHEASGVALAQSVGVGKGTVTFDDFEHADAIFVWGQNPGTNHPRMLEPLREAVKRGAQVVCINPLKERGLERFQHPQHPIEMLTNGDKPTNTAYFRPALGGDMAVLRGMAKFLLQWERDAQKAGAPAVFDHDFLNEHSVNVLEYLGVVDDTPWEQIVAQSGLTLVEIEQAARMYAKGKNVIMCWAMGITQHRHSVPTIQEIANLMLLRGNIGKPGAGLCPVRGHSNVQGDRTMGINERPPVAFLDSLERRFQFKVPRHNGHNVVEAIHAMAEGRAKVFIGLGGNFAQATPDSSRTFQALSNCDLTVQISTKLNRSHLAHGKDALILPCLGRTDIDIQTEGPQAVTVEDSFSMVHASNGQLQPLSNQMRSEPSIIAGIAAATLGSKPVDWNWLVADYRRIRELIADTIPGFKDFNEKVKNPGGFYLGNSAGARKWNTTSGRANFKPNMLPKDLIHERTRATGKLPDLILQSMRSHDQYNTTIYGLDDRYRGVKGQRDVLFANEADIIRLGFKPGQKADIVSLWDDGRERRVKGFTLLAFDIPAGQAAAYYPEVNPLVPLESTGDGSHTPTSKFIAIRLEAASETGLIMARSA
- the fdhD gene encoding formate dehydrogenase accessory sulfurtransferase FdhD; amino-acid sequence: MNAKRPACAAPALETPAPAASQTYSYSDLPLTESASTALAEEVALAIAYNGISQAVMLVTPTDLEDFIVGFSLGSGIIEDASDIYDLQLTGSGSAQYAQVTIANRAFWNLKQQRRQLAGTSGCGLCGVEAVEQALPDLKVLPGAPLPPIEWLDGLRQRIGAFQPLGQHCGAVHAAVFMNASGELLLGREDIGRHNALDKLIGGLIRQKISTTGGLAIVTSRCSLELIQKVLRAGIQTLVSLSAPTGLAVQWARRHNLNLIHLPQKNAPRVYSPEMEKHP